The following is a genomic window from Geminicoccus roseus DSM 18922.
GAGTCTCATTCATGCACCACTGGCCGGTGGACCGCCCAAACATCTGGTGGTCCTGCTGCACGGCCTGGGCGCGGAAGGCGCCGACCTGATCGACCTGGCGCCCATCCTGGCTCTCTCCCTGCCGGATGCCCTGTTCGTGGCGCCGGACGCGCCGTCGCCCTGCGACATGGCTCCGTTCGGCCGGCAATGGTTCTCGCTGCAGTCGCGCGCGCCGGCGGACATGGCGGCCGCCATCTCGACCGCCGGCCCGGTCCTTCAGGCATTCCTGGCGGGGCTGCTGGAGCGCCACGGCCTGCCCACCAGCGCCATGGCGCTGGTGGGCTTCTCGCAAGGAGCCATGATGGCGCTGCATGCCGGGCTGCGCATGGACCCGCCGCCGGCCGCCCTGGTCGGCTTCTCCGGCAGGTTCGTCGAGGCGGCGGCGCCGGAATCGCCACCGTCCGGCCGGCCGCCGGTCCTGCTGGTCCATGGCGATGTTGACGACGTCGTCCCCTACGCGGAGATGGCCGCCGCCGAAGCGGCGCTTGCCCGGCGCTCGGTGCCGGTGGAATGGATCGCCCGCCCGGGCCTGGGCCACGCGATCGACCCGCCGGGGCTGGCCGCCGCCACGACCTTCCTCGTCCGCCACCTCACCCCCCGATCTCCCTGATCCGGCCGGCATTGGCGAGGATCGCATCGGCCAGGGCGCTGGTCGCGTGGTCCTGGTGGCCGGGGCCGACCACGACGAACTCGATGCGGCCGAGCGTCGGCAGGTGGCGGGATGCCTCGATCGGCGCCAGGCCCGGCGGGATCAGCCGCGCCGAATGAGGAGCCAGGCCCAGCCCGGCCATCGCCGCCGCCCGCAGGCCGCTCAGGCTGCCGCTGGTGCAGGCCACCCGCCATGGCCGGCCGGCCTTCTCCAGGGCCGCGATCGCCAGGGCGCGGGTGATGCTGGGCGGCGGGAACAGGACCAGGGGCAGGGGGGCCTTGGGGTCCGGGCGGATGCCGGGCCGGCCCATCCAGACCACCTCCTCTTCCCATGCCACCCGGCCGCGGACGTCGCCCTGCCGCCGCTTCACGAAGATCAGGTCGAGTTCGCCCGCATCGTATTTCTCGTAGAGCACCCCGCTCAGCCCCACGGTGAGTTCCAGGTCGACCGAGCTGTGCTGCTTGGCGAATTCCGCCAGCACGTCCGGCAGGGTGGACAGAGCGAAATCTTCCGAGGCGCCGAAGCGCAGATGCCCGCGCAGTTCCGAGCCGGCCAGGAACGCCTCGATCCGGGCGTTCGCGCGCAGGGCGTCGCGGGCCAGCGGCATGATGGCGTCGCCATAGGGGGTGAGCGCCACCGCATGGGTGTCGCGGGCGAACAGATGGCGCGCCAGGGCCTTCTCCAGCCGCGCCACGTGCTGGCTGACCGTGGACTGGCCGAGCCCCAGATGCAGCGCCGCCGCGGTGAAGCTCTTGCGCTCCGCCACCGCCACGAAGGTGCGAAGCAGCACCGGATCGAGCAGTTGCATCCACGTCCCTCGCCCCGTGCCCTGCGGCTGGTCATCACGATACTGGAATTCTGTTATCGATTCCATTCCATGTCCGGATGACCGATCCTCGAGCCGCCCCCCGAACGACAGAAAGCCCAGCCTCCGTGTCGATCCGTCCGTTCCTGTCCCGCATGGGGATCGATCCCTACCTGATCGCCCTGATCGCCACCGTGACGCTCGCCTCGCTGCTGCCCGTCCACGGGCTGGGTGCCGAAATCATGGACAAGGTCGTCTATGCGGCGGTGGCGCTCCTGTTCTTCCTCTACGGAGCCAAGCTGTCGCCCAAGGCGGTGGCCGCCGGGCTGCTGCACTGGCGGCTGCAGTCGCTCGTGTTCCTGAGCACCTTCGTCCTGTTCCCCCTGATCGGCATCGGGCTGACCCTCCTGCTGCAGGACGAGCTGCCGCAGGAACTGGTGGTCGGCCTGATGTTCCTGTGCGTGCTGCCCTCCACCGTGCAGTCGTCGATCGCCTTCACCTCGATCGCGCGCGGCAACGTGCCGGCCGCCCTGTGCAGCGCCTCGATCTCCAACCTGGTCGGGATGTTCCTGACCCCGGTGCTGGTCGGCCTGCTCCTGACCACGAGCGAGTTGAGCTTCAGCCTCGATTCGATCTGGAACATCGTGCTGCAGCTGTTCGTGCCGTTCCTGGCCGGGCAGGCGGCGCGCCCGCTGATCGGGCGCTGGCTGGAAAAGCGCAAGCCGGTGGTCTCGCTGGTCGACCGCGGCTCGATCCTGCTGGTGGTCTACGCCGCGTTCAGCGAGGGCATGGTGGCGGGGATCTGGTCGCAGCTCGAATGGGAGGATCTGGCGATCGTCATCGGCCTGGACGTGCTGATCCTGGGACTGGTGCTGGCGCTCACCACTTTCGTGAGCCGCCGCGGGGGCTTCTCCAAGGAGGACGAGATCGCGATCGTGTTCTGCGGATCCAA
Proteins encoded in this region:
- a CDS encoding alpha/beta hydrolase; the encoded protein is MTDLPSLIHAPLAGGPPKHLVVLLHGLGAEGADLIDLAPILALSLPDALFVAPDAPSPCDMAPFGRQWFSLQSRAPADMAAAISTAGPVLQAFLAGLLERHGLPTSAMALVGFSQGAMMALHAGLRMDPPPAALVGFSGRFVEAAAPESPPSGRPPVLLVHGDVDDVVPYAEMAAAEAALARRSVPVEWIARPGLGHAIDPPGLAAATTFLVRHLTPRSP
- a CDS encoding LysR family transcriptional regulator, whose amino-acid sequence is MQLLDPVLLRTFVAVAERKSFTAAALHLGLGQSTVSQHVARLEKALARHLFARDTHAVALTPYGDAIMPLARDALRANARIEAFLAGSELRGHLRFGASEDFALSTLPDVLAEFAKQHSSVDLELTVGLSGVLYEKYDAGELDLIFVKRRQGDVRGRVAWEEEVVWMGRPGIRPDPKAPLPLVLFPPPSITRALAIAALEKAGRPWRVACTSGSLSGLRAAAMAGLGLAPHSARLIPPGLAPIEASRHLPTLGRIEFVVVGPGHQDHATSALADAILANAGRIREIGG
- a CDS encoding bile acid:sodium symporter family protein, whose amino-acid sequence is MGIDPYLIALIATVTLASLLPVHGLGAEIMDKVVYAAVALLFFLYGAKLSPKAVAAGLLHWRLQSLVFLSTFVLFPLIGIGLTLLLQDELPQELVVGLMFLCVLPSTVQSSIAFTSIARGNVPAALCSASISNLVGMFLTPVLVGLLLTTSELSFSLDSIWNIVLQLFVPFLAGQAARPLIGRWLEKRKPVVSLVDRGSILLVVYAAFSEGMVAGIWSQLEWEDLAIVIGLDVLILGLVLALTTFVSRRGGFSKEDEIAIVFCGSKKSLAAGIPMANILFPAGVIGMVVLPLMLFHQLQLFACATLAQRYARRTDDPAPRPAGETSAVPSAP